The Microbacterium sp. LKL04 sequence TCCCGAGCAGACCGGCTTCGACTCCCGCGCCATCCAGGCGAAGTGGCAGGCCCGGTGGGCGGAGTCCGACCCGTTCAAGGCCGGCGGCGACGAGGACACGCGACCGCGCAAGTACGTGCTTGGCATGTTCCCGTACCCCTCGGGCGACCTGCACATGGGTCACGCCGAGAACTACGCCTACGTCGACGCCGTCGCTCGGTTCTGGCGTCACCGCGGCTACAACGTGCTGAACCCGATCGGCTGGGACTCCTTCGGCCTGCCAGCCGAGAACGCCGCGATCAAGGGCGGCGCCGGGTCCGACCCGCGCGAGTGGACCTACAACAACATCGACCAGCACAAGGTCAGCTTCCGCGCGTTCGGGTCGTCGTACGACTGGAGCCGCGTGCTCCACACGAGCGACCCCGAGTACTACCGCTGGAACCAGTGGCTGTTCCAGCGCCTCTTCGAGCGCGGGCTCGCCTACCGCAAGCAGAGCGCCGTCAACTGGTGCCCCAACGACCAGACCGTGCTCGCGAACGAGCAGGTCGTCGACGGACACTGCGAGCGGTGCGGCTTCGAGGTCATCAAGAAGAAGCTGACGCAGTGGTACTTCAAGATCACCGAGTACGCCGACCGCCTGCTCGATGACCTGAACCAGCTCGAGGGGTTCTGGCCGCACAAGGTGCTGCAGATGCAGCGCAACTGGATCGGCCGCTCGATCGGCGCCGACATCGACTTCGAGATCGAGGGGCGCGCCGAGAAGATCACCGTCTTCTCCACCCGCCCCGACACTCTGCACGGCGCGACCTTCATGGTCGTCGCGCCGGACTCCGACCTCGCCGCCGAACTGGCCGAGGGCGCCTCGCCCGAGGTCCAGCAGCGCTTCCGCGGTTACCTCGACACGGTGCAGAAGACGAGCGAGATCGAGCGTCAGACCGCCGACCGCCCCAAGACGGGTGTCTTCCTCGACCGCTTCGCGGTCAACCCGATCAACGGCGAGCGTCTGCCGATCTGGGCGGCGGACTACGTCCTCGCCGACTACGGGCACGGTGCCGTCATGGCCGTCCCCGCGCACGACCAGCGCGACCTCGATTTCGCCCGCGCGTTCGACCTGCCCGTGAAGGTCGTCGTCGACACGACGGCTCCGGTCACCGGCGCGATCCCGGTCATCGAGGTCGACGAGGACGGTGTGCCGATCGGCGACGACCTCGAGTCGATCGACCCCGCCCGCACCGGCACCGCGCTGACGGGCGATGGACGCCTCATCAACTCCGGGTCGCTGAACGGGCTGTCGAAGCGGAACGCGATCGCTCGTGCCATCGAGGAGCTCACCTCGGCGGGGACCGGCCGCGCCGCGAAGACCTACCGCCTCCGCGATTGGCTGATCTCGCGTCAGCGCTTCTGGGGCACCCCGATCCCGATGATCCACACTGAGGACGGGCGCATCGTCCCCGTCCCCGACGAGCAGCTGCCCGTCATCCTGCCCGACGCCAAGGGCCTCGACCTGAAGCCCAAGGGCACCTCGCCGCTGGGCGGCGCCACGGAGTGGATGTCTACGGTCGATCCCGAGACCGGTGAGCCCGCTCTTCGCGACGCGGACACGATGGACACCTTCGTCGACAGCTCGTGGTACTTCCTGCGCTTCCTGGCCCCGAACGGGGCGACGGAGCCGTTCCCGAGCGCCGAGGCATCCAAGTGGGCGCCGGTCGACTCGTACATCGGCGGCGTCGAGCACGCGATCCTCCACCTGCTGTACGCCCGGTTCATCACGAAGGTCCTCTTCGACATGGGCCTCGTCGACTTCACCGAGCCGTTCACGAGCCTGATCAACCAGGGCATGGTGCTGCTCGACGGTTCGAAGATGTCGAAGTCGAAGGGCAACCTCGTCGAGTTCGCGTCGAGCATGGACGACCCGGGCGCGGATGCCGTCCGTGTCGCCATCGCGTTCGCCGGACCCGTCGAGGACGACATCAACTGGGAGGACGTGTCGACCACCGGCGCCCAGAAATTCCTCGCCCGCGCGATGCGCGTGGCGACGGATGTCGCAAGCTCGAAGGACGTGGTGTGGGCGGACGGCGACACGTCGCTCCGGCGCGTCACCCACCGTCTCTGGGCGGACGTCGTCGGCCTCGTCGAGCAGTCGAAGTTCAACGTCGTCGTCGCGCGCCTCATGGAGCTCGTCAACGCGACGCGCAAGGCGATCGACTCGGGAGCCGGCGCCGCCGACCCCGCCGTCCGCGAGGCCGCTGAGGCCGTCGCGATGATCCTGGACCTCTTCGCACCGCACACCGCGGAGGAGATGTGGGAGATCCTCGGCTACGAGCCGTTCGTCGGCGTGGTGCCGTGGCGTCAGGCCGACCCGACGCTCCTCGTGGAGGAGTCGGTGACCGCGGTCGTGCAGGTCAACGGCAAGGTGCGCGGCACGCTCACCGTCCCGGCGAAGATCTCGGGCGACGAGCTCGAGAAGCTCGCGCTCGCGGACGAGAAGGTGCGTCGGGCGATCGGCGACAAGGAGATCACGCGCGCCGTCGTGCGCGCGCCGAAGGTCGTCAGCTTCACCGTCGCGTGAGCGTCTTCTCCACCGCCGCCATCTGATCCCGGTTCGTCCACCGCCCCCTCGCCGTCCGATGAGGGGGCGGTGCGGCGCCGCGAGGATCGTGCCATGGGTGCGCAGGCGGTGCCGACGTCTCGACGTCGGCTGGGGATCGGTGCCGCCATCGTCCTCGTGGTCGTCGTCGCCGCGGTGACGATCGCGATCGGGATCATCCGGACGGGCGCGGAGTCCGCTGTCGAGACGGTGCCGGGCGTCGTCTCCGAGACGGCAGCGCCGGCGTCGGTGTACGTCCACGTCTCGGGTCAGGTGCGCGAGCCCGGTCTGTATCGTCTCGACCAGGGTGCGCGCGTGGTGGATGCGGTAGCCGCCGCCGGTGGCTTCTCGGAGAAGGCATCCCGTGACGGCGTGAACCTGGCGCGTCCGGTGAGCGACGGTGAGCAGCTCCTGATCCCTGCCGAGGGCGAAGGGGGGACGGATGCCGGTGCCCCTGCGGTGCCGGAAGGTGACGGGCGCGTGAACCTGAACACCGCCGATCTCGCTGCCCTCGACACGCTGCCCCGCGTCGGACCCTCCATCGCACAGCGGATCCTCGATTGGCGCGAGGAGAACGGCCGGTTCAGCAGCGTCGACGATCTGATGGCCGTGCCGGGGATCGGCGAGAAGATGCTCGCGTCGCTCCGCGACCTGGTGACGGTGTGAGCATTCGGACCGCGCGACGCCGCGACCTGCGGTTGCTGCCGGTCGCGCTCACGGCCTGGGCGGGCGCGGGCGCCGCGATCGTCTTCCCTGAGAAGGCGACTGCCCTCGCCGCTGCGCTGTGGGTGGCTGCCGTCTTCGCGCTGGCGGCCGCCGCGCGAGCGACTCGGCCGACGACGGCGGCGCTGATCGCGGTGGCCTTCGCCGTCGCGGGGGGCGCGGCATCCCATGTCGCACTCGCCCAGCCCGCCCGAGAGGCCGTCGCAGGTCT is a genomic window containing:
- the leuS gene encoding leucine--tRNA ligase, which produces MSSSTSSDASAPEQTGFDSRAIQAKWQARWAESDPFKAGGDEDTRPRKYVLGMFPYPSGDLHMGHAENYAYVDAVARFWRHRGYNVLNPIGWDSFGLPAENAAIKGGAGSDPREWTYNNIDQHKVSFRAFGSSYDWSRVLHTSDPEYYRWNQWLFQRLFERGLAYRKQSAVNWCPNDQTVLANEQVVDGHCERCGFEVIKKKLTQWYFKITEYADRLLDDLNQLEGFWPHKVLQMQRNWIGRSIGADIDFEIEGRAEKITVFSTRPDTLHGATFMVVAPDSDLAAELAEGASPEVQQRFRGYLDTVQKTSEIERQTADRPKTGVFLDRFAVNPINGERLPIWAADYVLADYGHGAVMAVPAHDQRDLDFARAFDLPVKVVVDTTAPVTGAIPVIEVDEDGVPIGDDLESIDPARTGTALTGDGRLINSGSLNGLSKRNAIARAIEELTSAGTGRAAKTYRLRDWLISRQRFWGTPIPMIHTEDGRIVPVPDEQLPVILPDAKGLDLKPKGTSPLGGATEWMSTVDPETGEPALRDADTMDTFVDSSWYFLRFLAPNGATEPFPSAEASKWAPVDSYIGGVEHAILHLLYARFITKVLFDMGLVDFTEPFTSLINQGMVLLDGSKMSKSKGNLVEFASSMDDPGADAVRVAIAFAGPVEDDINWEDVSTTGAQKFLARAMRVATDVASSKDVVWADGDTSLRRVTHRLWADVVGLVEQSKFNVVVARLMELVNATRKAIDSGAGAADPAVREAAEAVAMILDLFAPHTAEEMWEILGYEPFVGVVPWRQADPTLLVEESVTAVVQVNGKVRGTLTVPAKISGDELEKLALADEKVRRAIGDKEITRAVVRAPKVVSFTVA
- a CDS encoding ComEA family DNA-binding protein encodes the protein MGAQAVPTSRRRLGIGAAIVLVVVVAAVTIAIGIIRTGAESAVETVPGVVSETAAPASVYVHVSGQVREPGLYRLDQGARVVDAVAAAGGFSEKASRDGVNLARPVSDGEQLLIPAEGEGGTDAGAPAVPEGDGRVNLNTADLAALDTLPRVGPSIAQRILDWREENGRFSSVDDLMAVPGIGEKMLASLRDLVTV